One window of Enterobacter sp. RHBSTW-00175 genomic DNA carries:
- a CDS encoding DUF1107 domain-containing protein yields MKIFQRYNPLQVAKYVKILFRGRLYIKDVGAFEFDKGKILIPKVKDKQHWSVMSEVNRQVMRLQTEMA; encoded by the coding sequence ATGAAAATTTTCCAACGCTACAACCCGCTTCAGGTGGCGAAGTACGTGAAGATCCTGTTCCGTGGACGGTTGTATATCAAGGATGTTGGCGCTTTCGAGTTCGATAAGGGCAAGATCCTTATCCCGAAAGTGAAGGATAAGCAGCACTGGTCTGTGATGTCCGAAGTCAACCGTCAGGTTATGCGTCTGCAAACTGAGATGGCTTAA
- a CDS encoding SDR family oxidoreductase: MIAITGATGQLGQLVIEHLLKTVPASQILAIVRNPAKAGALSQQSIVVRQADYTDQAAFTTALNGVDKLLLISSSEVGQRATQHQNVINAAKAAGVKFIAYTSLLHADTSPLGLHVEHVATEKALAESGVPYALLRNGWYTENYLASAPPALEHGVFIGAAGEGKIASATRADYAAAAATVISQDGHAGKVYELAGDNAWTLSELAAELSKQSGKNVAYQNLSEADFAAALKSVGLPAGLADMLADSDTGASKGGLFDDSHTLSKLIGRPTTPLAESVKAIL; the protein is encoded by the coding sequence ATGATCGCAATTACCGGTGCTACCGGCCAGCTTGGCCAGCTGGTTATTGAACACCTGCTGAAAACCGTTCCGGCCAGTCAGATTTTAGCCATTGTGCGTAATCCGGCAAAAGCCGGGGCGCTGAGCCAGCAAAGTATCGTTGTGCGTCAGGCGGATTATACCGACCAGGCAGCGTTCACCACGGCGCTGAACGGCGTGGATAAACTCCTGCTGATCTCTTCCAGCGAAGTGGGTCAACGCGCAACACAGCACCAGAACGTCATTAACGCCGCTAAAGCTGCGGGCGTGAAATTCATCGCTTATACCAGCCTGCTGCATGCCGATACATCCCCGCTGGGGCTGCACGTTGAGCATGTCGCCACCGAGAAAGCACTGGCGGAGTCTGGCGTGCCTTACGCCCTGCTGCGCAACGGTTGGTACACCGAAAACTATCTGGCGAGTGCGCCGCCTGCGCTGGAACACGGCGTATTCATTGGTGCCGCCGGTGAGGGCAAAATTGCCTCCGCGACCCGCGCAGACTATGCCGCTGCCGCCGCAACGGTTATCTCCCAGGATGGTCATGCGGGTAAGGTGTATGAACTGGCGGGCGACAACGCATGGACGCTGAGCGAACTGGCTGCGGAGCTGAGCAAACAGAGCGGTAAAAACGTGGCGTATCAGAACCTGAGCGAAGCTGATTTTGCTGCCGCGCTGAAAAGCGTTGGTTTGCCCGCCGGGCTGGCCGATATGCTTGCCGACTCCGACACCGGCGCGTCTAAAGGTGGTCTGTTCGACGACAGCCATACTCTGAGCAAGCTGATTGGCCGCCCGACGACGCCACTGGCTGAAAGCGTCAAAGCCATCCTGTAA
- a CDS encoding YtfJ family protein, which yields MTLRNILAAAFLLLPLWACAHNFENGQRVPPVGIADRGELILDNDKFSYKPWNSAQLAGKVRVVQHIAGRTSAKEKNAALVEAIKAAKFPHDRYQTSTIVNTDDAIPGSGMFVRSSLESNKKLYPWSQFIVDSNGVTRKAWQLEEESSAIVVLDKEGRVQWAKDGALTQEEVQQVVALLHKLLAQ from the coding sequence ATGACCCTACGTAACATCCTGGCAGCAGCATTTCTGCTTCTGCCGCTGTGGGCCTGCGCACACAACTTTGAAAACGGACAACGTGTGCCGCCAGTCGGTATTGCTGACCGGGGAGAATTGATTCTCGACAATGATAAGTTTAGCTACAAACCCTGGAATAGCGCGCAGCTCGCGGGCAAAGTGAGAGTTGTACAACATATTGCCGGTCGTACATCTGCAAAAGAAAAAAACGCCGCCCTGGTAGAAGCGATCAAGGCCGCAAAATTCCCTCATGACCGCTACCAGACTTCCACTATTGTTAACACCGACGATGCCATCCCGGGCTCCGGGATGTTCGTGCGTTCAAGCCTGGAGAGCAATAAAAAGCTCTACCCGTGGTCGCAGTTTATTGTCGACAGTAACGGTGTGACGCGTAAGGCCTGGCAGCTGGAAGAAGAGAGTTCTGCGATTGTGGTGCTGGATAAAGAGGGCCGCGTACAGTGGGCCAAAGACGGCGCTCTGACACAGGAAGAGGTGCAGCAGGTGGTTGCCCTGCTGCACAAACTGCTGGCTCAGTAG
- a CDS encoding helix-turn-helix domain-containing protein produces MKTTPTLSEQLRDGNLFAEQCPSREVLKHVTSRWGVLILVALRDGTHRFSDLRRKMGGVSEKMLAQSLQALEQDGFIDRVSYPVVPPHVEYSLTPLGGEVSEKVAALADWIEVNTPQVLANRDDRAA; encoded by the coding sequence ATGAAAACGACGCCAACGCTCAGTGAACAATTACGAGACGGAAACCTGTTTGCCGAACAGTGCCCATCGCGTGAAGTGTTAAAGCATGTCACCAGCCGCTGGGGCGTGCTGATCCTGGTGGCGTTACGTGATGGCACGCATCGCTTTAGCGATCTGCGCCGCAAAATGGGCGGCGTGAGCGAGAAGATGCTGGCCCAGTCGCTTCAGGCGCTAGAGCAGGACGGGTTTATCGATCGCGTTTCGTATCCGGTCGTGCCGCCGCATGTAGAGTATAGCCTGACGCCGTTAGGGGGTGAGGTAAGCGAGAAAGTGGCCGCACTGGCGGACTGGATTGAAGTGAATACGCCTCAGGTACTGGCAAACCGGGACGATCGTGCGGCCTGA
- a CDS encoding bifunctional 2',3'-cyclic-nucleotide 2'-phosphodiesterase/3'-nucleotidase, with the protein MIKFSATLLATLIAASVQAATVDLRILETTDLHSNMMDFDYYKDTPTEKFGLVRTASLINAARSEVKNSVLVDNGDLIQGSPLGDYMAAKGLKKGEIHPVYKALNTLDYTVGNLGNHEFNYGLKYLHDALAGAKFPYVNANIIDVKTQKPLFTPYLIKETEVVDKDGKKQSLKIGYIGFVPPQIMTWDKANLSGKVTVNDITETARKYVPEMREKGADLVVVVAHSGLSADPYQVMAENSVYYLSEVPGVDAILFGHAHAVFPGKDFASIKGADVEKGTLNGVPSVMPGMWGDHLGVVDLVLNNDSGSWKVTQSKAEARPIYDAAAKKSLAAEDKKLVDVLKHDHDATREFVSKPIGKSADNMYSYLALVQDDPTVQVVNMAQKAYAEHFIQGDPDLAKLPVLSAAAPFKVGGRKNDPASYVEVEKGQLTFRNAADLYLYPNTLVVVKATGKEVKDWLECSAGQFNQIDPNSSKPQSLINWDGFRTYNFDVIDGVDYQIDVTQPAKYDGECQTINPQAERIKHLTFNGKPLDPGATFLVVTNNYRAYGGKFAGTGDSHIAFASPDENRSVLAAWISAESKKAGEIHPAVDNNWRLAPVHSDTKLDIRIETSPSDKAATFIKDKAQYPMNKVGTDDIGFAVYQVDLSK; encoded by the coding sequence ATGATTAAGTTTAGCGCAACGCTCCTGGCAACGCTGATCGCAGCAAGTGTACAGGCGGCAACGGTGGATCTCCGCATTCTGGAAACCACCGATCTGCACAGCAACATGATGGACTTCGATTACTACAAAGACACGCCAACGGAAAAATTCGGGCTGGTACGCACGGCAAGTTTGATCAACGCTGCCCGCAGTGAAGTGAAAAACAGCGTGCTGGTCGATAACGGGGATCTTATTCAGGGTAGTCCACTGGGCGACTATATGGCCGCGAAGGGACTGAAAAAAGGCGAGATCCATCCGGTGTATAAGGCGTTGAACACCCTGGATTATACCGTTGGCAACCTGGGCAACCACGAGTTTAACTACGGCCTGAAGTACCTTCACGATGCGCTGGCTGGCGCAAAGTTCCCGTACGTTAACGCCAATATCATCGACGTTAAGACCCAAAAACCCTTATTTACCCCTTACCTGATTAAAGAGACTGAGGTCGTCGATAAAGACGGTAAAAAGCAGTCGCTGAAAATCGGTTATATCGGCTTTGTACCGCCACAGATAATGACGTGGGATAAAGCCAACCTCAGCGGCAAAGTCACCGTTAACGACATCACCGAAACCGCCCGCAAATATGTGCCGGAGATGCGTGAGAAAGGGGCAGACCTGGTAGTGGTGGTCGCCCATTCGGGGCTTTCAGCCGACCCATATCAGGTGATGGCGGAAAACTCGGTTTACTATCTGAGTGAAGTGCCGGGGGTGGATGCCATTCTGTTTGGCCACGCTCATGCCGTCTTCCCGGGTAAAGATTTCGCCAGCATCAAAGGTGCAGATGTTGAAAAAGGGACACTGAACGGCGTGCCGTCAGTGATGCCTGGCATGTGGGGCGATCATCTTGGGGTGGTGGATCTGGTGCTGAATAACGACAGCGGCAGCTGGAAGGTTACCCAGTCGAAAGCCGAAGCGCGCCCGATTTATGATGCCGCCGCCAAAAAATCACTGGCCGCTGAAGATAAAAAACTGGTCGACGTGCTGAAGCACGACCATGACGCCACGCGTGAATTCGTCAGCAAACCGATCGGTAAATCCGCCGACAACATGTACAGCTACCTGGCACTTGTACAGGATGATCCAACGGTACAGGTGGTCAACATGGCGCAGAAAGCCTACGCGGAACACTTTATTCAGGGCGACCCGGACCTGGCAAAACTGCCGGTGCTTTCTGCCGCTGCACCGTTCAAAGTGGGCGGGCGTAAGAATGATCCGGCAAGCTATGTTGAAGTTGAAAAGGGCCAGCTTACCTTCCGTAATGCCGCCGATCTCTATCTCTACCCAAACACGCTGGTGGTAGTAAAAGCAACGGGTAAAGAGGTGAAAGACTGGCTTGAGTGCTCTGCCGGGCAGTTTAATCAGATCGATCCGAACAGCAGTAAACCGCAGTCGCTGATTAACTGGGACGGGTTCCGTACCTATAATTTCGACGTGATCGACGGTGTGGATTATCAGATTGATGTTACCCAGCCTGCGAAATATGACGGTGAGTGTCAGACAATCAATCCGCAGGCAGAACGTATCAAACACCTGACCTTCAACGGCAAACCACTTGATCCGGGTGCGACCTTCCTGGTCGTGACCAATAACTACCGGGCCTACGGCGGTAAGTTTGCCGGAACGGGTGATAGCCACATCGCCTTTGCCTCACCAGACGAGAATCGCTCCGTGCTGGCGGCCTGGATCAGCGCAGAGTCGAAAAAGGCGGGTGAAATTCATCCGGCGGTGGATAACAACTGGCGTCTGGCACCTGTTCACAGTGACACGAAACTGGATATCCGCATTGAAACGTCACCATCTGATAAGGCGGCGACATTCATTAAGGATAAGGCGCAGTACCCGATGAATAAGGTCGGGACAGACGATATCGGGTTTGCGGTTTATCAGGTAGATTTGAGCAAGTAA
- the cysQ gene encoding 3'(2'),5'-bisphosphate nucleotidase CysQ, whose protein sequence is MLDKICQLARDAGDAIMQVYDGAKPMDVVSKADDSPVTAADIAAHDVILKGLQALTPDIPVLSEEAPQGWDERKHWQRYWLVDPLDGTKEFIKRNGEFTVNIALIEKGKAILGVVYAPVMKVMYSAAEGKAWKEECGVRKQILVRDARPPLVVISRSHSDNELKEYLQQLGEHQTTSIGSSLKFCLVAEGHAQLYPRFGPTNVWDTAAGHAVAVAAGAHVHDWQGKPLDYTPRESFLNPGFRVSIY, encoded by the coding sequence ATGTTAGATAAGATTTGTCAGCTCGCACGGGATGCGGGTGATGCCATTATGCAAGTGTATGATGGTGCAAAACCGATGGACGTTGTGAGTAAAGCGGATGATTCCCCGGTCACCGCGGCAGATATCGCGGCGCACGACGTGATCCTGAAAGGGTTACAGGCGCTGACGCCTGATATTCCCGTACTCTCAGAAGAAGCGCCGCAAGGCTGGGACGAACGCAAGCACTGGCAGCGCTACTGGCTGGTCGACCCACTGGATGGCACCAAAGAATTCATTAAGCGTAACGGTGAGTTCACCGTCAATATCGCGTTGATTGAAAAGGGGAAAGCGATACTTGGCGTAGTGTACGCGCCGGTCATGAAGGTGATGTACAGCGCTGCGGAAGGTAAAGCCTGGAAAGAAGAGTGCGGTGTGCGTAAGCAGATTCTGGTGCGCGATGCGCGTCCGCCGCTGGTGGTGATCAGCCGTTCGCACAGCGACAACGAACTGAAAGAGTACCTGCAACAGCTGGGTGAGCACCAGACAACGTCGATTGGCTCATCGCTAAAATTCTGCCTGGTGGCAGAGGGTCATGCGCAGCTTTATCCTCGTTTCGGGCCAACCAACGTCTGGGATACGGCCGCAGGACATGCCGTGGCCGTCGCAGCCGGCGCGCATGTTCATGACTGGCAGGGTAAGCCGCTTGACTACACCCCGCGCGAGTCGTTTTTAAACCCAGGCTTCCGGGTATCTATCTACTGA